One Thermodesulfobacteriota bacterium genomic window, ACAGCCGACGGGGGCACCCATCTCCCGGTGACAGCCCATGCAGCGCAGATGATAGGCGCCCTTCAGCCCCACCTTTTCGGTATGGTACAAGGCCTTGTTCTCGGCCACACCCTTGAGGTAGTCCGCCTCAAAGCGCTTGGCGGAGTGGCAGTCCTTGCAGCCCACCACATCCGACTCGGCTGCCGTCCTGTGACAACGGGCGCAGTTGGGATCCTCGGCCGGGGCACCGGTGGTGTGATGATGGCAGGTGACGCAGCTCCCGCTGGTGGCATCCACGTGCATGGCATGGTCGAACTGGACTGGCTCGTAGAGCTGGGCCAGGGAGTTGATCTCGATGTCAGCCGGCGCATCCGCTGCGTCCATGGCGGTGACGCCTGCCTGCGCCCCGGCCAGAACAACGAGGCCTGCCAGCCCTGCAATCAGGTAGTGCTTCCGCTTCATCGCTTCGCTCCTCTCCATCGGTATGGTTTAGTGTCCCGGATTCCGTCGTTGCCGTCCGCCCGGACCCGGCCGCGCCGCCAGCGGCGGCGGTGGCCGGGCTGCGGAGCGGGGTTTCATCAGGCCGTCTCAGCACCGGCCTTGCCCCGATCCAGGTACCGGAAGAAGACCGGGAAGCTGCTCAGGAAGGCAGCACAGATGAGGTACTCGACGCCCTTGATGTGGGTATAGAAGTCGACGAAGGTGTGGTGCTCCTGCATCACACCGACGGCTACCAGATATTGCCGCAACAGCTCCGACACATCCCAGCCGACCTGGGCGAGGCCGCTCAGTACGGCCGCAGAAGACCAGATGGTCATCAAGGCGCCAACAAAGACCACGGAATGGAAGAACAACCTTGACGACCCCTTCTTCTTGCCCTGTTCCATGTCTATTCCTCCTCGTTCTGATTGGTATTGCATCCCGGCCCCGGACCGGCGGCCAGGAAGACCGCTGCCGCTGCGACCGGGATGTTCTCGGTCACAGGTGTGAGCTTAGTGCACCAGGGCAATGAGCAGACTGACCGCCCCCCAGATGCCGACAACCGTGGTCACGCCCAGCACCAGACAGAAGCACAGCTCCCGGACCGATCGCCGTGCCCTTTCCACTTCCATCCCCACCGCCCTTGTCGCCGTACAGACAGCACTCGACATCGCTCGACCTCCCCGATCTCCTTTGTTTGGACTTTTGACCGGTGTCTCCCAGACCTCGGCCGGATTGGCTTTCCTTCCCGGACCGCTATGCAGAGACCGTGCCAATCCTGGTCGGCTCGCCTGGATCCCGCGCCCGCCGGCGCCTGTTGGCTGTTGGCGCGGCGGCCGCAAAGGGGACCTCCCCAGACCGACCCCGGGGGGCCGTCAACTTTATTCAAGAAGTCCGACAAGTTACGATGGAGTCCTCCCCGGGGGCCGGCCGGGTGTTGCAGGCGACGGCGGCGCAACACCCGTCTGGCTCGGACGACGGGCGATGGCGGCGGGCCGCCGGGAGCGCTGTCCAAAAAATGAGGCGGAATTCATTTGTTAACATGCTGATATCACATGATAAATCATGAGAAGACGGAGTCAATCCGCCAGCAGATCTGTTGCAGCAGCAGTGTCTCACGCCACACCCCGGCGCAACAGATCTGTGGCGCATCGCCCATCACGGCAACGACCGCCGCTACAGGAGCGATGGCCACCAAACGCAAGCTGACGCGGCGCGGCGCTTTCGGAAAGAAGGGAATCGGTCAGGACCCGAAGAAAAGGGCCCCAGTGACAAGGAAAAAGGGGGGAGCAGGGCCGATGTCAAGGCGGGACCGGTGCGCGGGCTGAGCCGGGGTGTGCAGACCGGCCGCTGCGGGACCCCCACCCGGCAAAGGCCGGAACGACTCCCCTGGCAGGGGCCGTTCCGGCCTGGGAGCGGCAGGGCTGCGGCCGGCCGTCCCCGGAAGGGGGGCCAGCCGCAGCAGACGGCTTGATGCAGGGCTCACAGACCAGTGAGGGCTGTGAGCAGACCGCGTCCCAAGGCGCGCAAGCCATCGGCGCTGCCCAGGCCGCCCACCAGACACAGCACACCCCAGACCCCCACCAGGGCCGACATGGTGATGATGACCCCTACTCCAGACCGGGACAGCCCAGCCTCGAGCCTGCCCATCTCCACCTCGTGGGCCATCCTGCCAATCCGGTTTTCCGTGGTGTGCGTCGTGTTCGCCATGGTGGCTCTCCTTGCTGCCTGCACCGGCGGGGTCGCCGCTGTTGTTGTCAGCGCCGCCCCTGGGGACGGCGTCGTTTGATCATACCGAGCCGCTTGCCCCGTCTCCTAAAGGGTCAAAAGGGAGATAAGGAGGCTGACCGCCCCCCAGATGCCGAAGATGCTGGCTGCGCCCATGATGATGCCGAAGACCACGTCCGCCTTCTTGGTCCTGGTTGCCCCGGCCTCAGCCGCGCTCAGTCCTTCGTTCACCGTCCGCGCTGTCTCTGTCAT contains:
- a CDS encoding cytochrome c3 family protein, encoding MKRKHYLIAGLAGLVVLAGAQAGVTAMDAADAPADIEINSLAQLYEPVQFDHAMHVDATSGSCVTCHHHTTGAPAEDPNCARCHRTAAESDVVGCKDCHSAKRFEADYLKGVAENKALYHTEKVGLKGAYHLRCMGCHREMGAPVGCQDCHSRTDAGDKMFRAGKYAPAPGTKPAGSH